In Bacteroidales bacterium, the following proteins share a genomic window:
- a CDS encoding DUF4040 domain-containing protein codes for MIITIIALILALAILLLAIIAVENKKLVVAIIAAGVVSLFASVLYLLLSAPDVAMTEAAIGSGLSTIIFFYVLNKIKKERKDHA; via the coding sequence ATGATCATTACAATAATAGCCCTCATACTGGCGCTTGCTATTTTACTACTGGCGATCATAGCCGTTGAGAACAAAAAACTTGTCGTTGCTATTATTGCTGCCGGTGTAGTTAGCCTGTTTGCCTCGGTACTCTATCTGCTTCTGTCCGCTCCGGATGTGGCAATGACAGAAGCGGCCATTGGCAGCGGATTATCGACGATCATTTTTTTCTATGTATTAAATAAGATCAAAAAAGAAAGAAAGGATCATGCTTAA
- the mnhG gene encoding monovalent cation/H(+) antiporter subunit G, with protein sequence MDILAVIGAFITLAGSIFLLLGSIGLLRMPDCYNRIQAGTKASTLGTILSFTGILLIMPGWWGKLLILIISVIITNPVSSHVLARASHHIRVPLTKATLVDKYREDEEYIPVDNKKDNNT encoded by the coding sequence ATGGATATACTTGCTGTTATAGGAGCTTTTATCACACTGGCAGGAAGCATTTTCCTGCTACTTGGCTCTATTGGGCTGCTGCGGATGCCCGACTGTTATAACCGGATACAGGCTGGCACAAAGGCCTCAACACTGGGAACCATTCTGTCGTTCACCGGTATTTTGCTTATCATGCCCGGATGGTGGGGCAAGTTGCTGATACTTATTATATCAGTAATTATCACCAATCCCGTTTCATCTCATGTGCTGGCAAGGGCTTCTCATCACATCCGCGTTCCTCTCACAAAAGCCACACTGGTAGACAAATACCGTGAAGATGAAGAATATATCCCCGTTGACAACAAAAAAGACAACAATACATGA